Genomic DNA from bacterium:
ATGGCTATTGATATTCCGATTTTACCTTTTGGCATCGTGGTGCCACCGTCTAAAGTGTCGCACCAAGGTGTACATCTGTCAAAGAATACTTTTAACTGACCAGTAACGTTACCCCAATAAGAAGGCGATGCAATTAAAACCACATCGGATTCAGACATTTCTTTCAAGATTAATTCCATATCGTCTTGTTGGACACAATGCCGTGTTTCGTAACAAGATTTACAACCTTTGCAATAATTAATATTCATTGAACCTAATACATACCGTTTAATGTCAATGTTATTTGCTGACATACCCTGTATGATTTTGTCAACGATAAATGCAGTATTTCCATTTTCATTAGGGCTGCCGATAATGC
This window encodes:
- a CDS encoding flavodoxin family protein, whose amino-acid sequence is MKAICIIGSPNENGNTAFIVDKIIQGMSANNIDIKRYVLGSMNINYCKGCKSCYETRHCVQQDDMELILKEMSESDVVLIASPSYWGNVTGQLKVFFDRCTPWCDTLDGGTTMPKGKIGISIAIRAGQSEKENQHIIHEIEHYFSHLGIKPVNSLTIEGILHKADFEVNPKKLHDAHDLGLSVIDLCPN